The DNA sequence CTCGAACCATTGGAATATATCTAGCAGATAAACGTGGGGTGCTATGCTGGCAGATATTAGGCAATTCCAGTAAACTAGTGTAAACAGGTGCATGATCGGAGCCTTCAAGTTTGATACTTCTCTGCCCTCCCTTCCACCTGAGGGTAGAAAAAGGTTAAAGTAGAATCCTAACTGATAGATACACATGATTCACCTCATATGTGTGTAAACATGCATGTATTTACATATGATGAACAGTTGGTTAACCGAATGAGCATAAACACTAACAAAAGCAAAATATCAAGAAACAGAACTGATAAAGTATACCCATGTATCCACAGAGGTGGACACACACACAGAGCAAGCTTCTATTGTAAACTTAAACTCTTGAAATGGCACGCAATAACTCGATAACACTCTAGATGTATCTCATACCTCAGTGAATTTCCTGGTTTCCACCGTTTATATTGTGTCAATATGTCACACTCCTTGACATGGCAAGCTACAAAGTTATGGTTTTGAAGGTCCTGCTCTTGGTGAAGACATAAACCAGCACAAAGAATGTGATCGATTCTGGAGCCATAATTAAATTCTTCAGCACCACTACTTTGTGACCAGCATGTGTATGCTTCTCTTCTGCAGACAAACACAAAATGAACAGACATGTCAAAAAACAATAATTCACTTGGAATAAAATGATGTAATAgtaaaacagaaaaggaaagagaTAGGACGCATGAACAATTCACGCTGACCATAATATAGAGCATTTTCAATATGCTAGCGAACAAAAATTGACTGTCACAATCCCAAATTCAGAACTATGCTTGGATATGAGAAATGACAATTTAACAATGATTGTAGAAAACAATGATGTGATTAAATAACTGAAATGCAATATTAACTTCAACTGACTATGCATGTTCCCTGAACACTGACCAAACACAACTCAGTAATGAAATTAGATGGTtgttaaataaattttttttaaaaacgaGTGTTTCTCTAGAGTAAGAGCTTTATACCTATCAGGATGTTTTGCTCTGAAAACATCAAAGAAAGATCCTCTATTCTCCACTAACATGGATCTAAACCATCTTCTGAATCTACAAAGTAGATTTCAAGAAATTAGGTACTGATCTTCTCTTATAAACCACTACATTTTGAATATCCAGATCACCACTGCATAGAGATCAAGGAAGCTTCTTACTGATTGTTCTCAAATTCTGGTTCTGCTTCACAACGATCTAAGCAAGTGGGTGCAATGTTCAGATCACCAACTACAATTATCCTCCTCCCCTGACGCAAGAGAGACTCCCATCTTTTCTACAACAAAAATAAccaatatcaatgaaaaaacACACCAAAAAGACGACATTTTTCAGTTCGAATGAAGAAAACTCTGAACTATACATAATGCTCATACGATCAAATGCATAACTGCACAAATGAAAGAAACAACATAAAGAAACTTAAAAGCTAAAAGGCTCAATTGAGTTACCTGTAACATCTTATAAAAATTGAGCTTAAACTCGATCCTTTCCGTATCGTCACCTCCAGCTCTTGGTCCATACAAATTGAATAGAACTAGCCAACATTTTCACCACAAACGTAAGCAATTTTCCAAGAAATGAAACCCTCTAAAAAGACTCGAACTTTAAAATGTGAAGCTACATACCAAAATGATGATGATCAGTAACAACACACCGTCCCTCTCCATCAACCTGAAGAAGCTCCTCTTTCGAAAACTCCTCAAGCCCTTCTGCCACCGTATCCAATTCTCCGAGCAAACCACTGAACCCTTCCTCCGCCGCCACCGGCAACGCCACCTCATCACTATTAAACGCCGACTTGACCCGACAAAACGTAGCCACACCTTCAAATTCGAAACCAATCAATAGAAAACCGAAACCAAAAAAAGGTCTGAAATTTGGGGAAATTGGACCGGAACTTACCGGAATATCCAGCACGGCCTCGCTCGGAAGTCCGGGTGCAGGAGAAGAACGACTCGTAGCCTTCCGCCATTACCAAATCGGCGGTCAATTCCTGCCGCCTCAGTTTGGTTTCCTGGAAGCAAATGACGTCAGCGTCCAAGGAATTCAGCAATTTCAGAAGAGAGCCGAACTGTGCGATCCGCGGCCTCAGCCCGTTGACGTTGTACGTCACTATCTTCATCAGCATCGTCGTCGTCTCCTTCTAATCACAGTCCACGAAACCCTAACTTTTGCAGAAATTTGGAGGTAAAAACAAACCCAGTGGCGGGTAAAACGGCGTCGTTGAAGGTAGTACGTGGAGCTATGTAATTGGCTGACGCGGTGGGTTTTTTAAGGTTACTTCTCAGATAGTGCTTTCTCCCCCAAAAGCACTTtttttgaaaaacagaaaatctaaAATTCTAATTCGCAGTGGAATCCATGTATCTGCGTTTTGTGGAAAGCTGATGAACTAAGCTGTGTTGGTATGCTTCTGCTTTCTGGGTCCAATTTGGATTTTCTGATTGTCTACCCCAAATTCCCAATTTGCAGAGCAAACCCTAGAGTACCAAATTGCAGCCAGGGCTTGTGTGAAGCATGGATCAGTGGAAAGGTGATGACTTTGCAGGTGTTTCAGCTCCTTCTTCGTCTCAGCCTCTTGCTTGTGATTCCAGGTTTGTTATAATACTTGTCCTTCTCTTTCACATTTACTGGTTTAGCTTCTGTAATTACATGGCTCATAGGGTTTGATTGGATTGAAGGAGATGAGCTTATATAAAGTTTTGGTCTTTATGATTTGATCATGGCGCAGGAAAAGGGCTGATTTAGAAACCAAGGACCCTGTTTCTGCGAGAAAAGTACAGAAAGCTGATCGTGAAAAATTGAGGAGGGATCGGCTGAATGAGCATTTTCTTGATTTGGGAAACACATTAGGTAAGGTATAGTAGCACGTTTTAGTTGGTACTCTCGTACTCTTTTCGTGCATTGTTTTCGTGGACATGGAAATGTTTAAACATCAA is a window from the Rosa chinensis cultivar Old Blush chromosome 2, RchiOBHm-V2, whole genome shotgun sequence genome containing:
- the LOC112190626 gene encoding DNA-(apurinic or apyrimidinic site) endonuclease 2 isoform X2; the protein is MRWRCRWRRRKGSVVCSENWIRWQKGLRSFRKRSFFRLMERDGVLLLIIIILFYSICMDQELEVTIRKGSSLSSIFIRCYRWESLLRQGRRIIVVGDLNIAPTCLDRCEAEPEFENNQFRRWFRSMLVENRGSFFDVFRAKHPDRREAYTCWSQSSGAEEFNYGSRIDHILCAGLCLHQEQDLQNHNFVACHVKECDILTQYKRWKPGNSLRWKGGQRSIKLEGSDHAPVYTSLLELPNICQHSTPRLSARYIPMVRGLQQTLVSLLMKRKVSEQVDEINIKESCSETETSSPDQFGTPCSSSSQDFGFLSSSTIECSSSFANEAACNTLVTLSSEPTKTRPGNETKKKAKGSQLSQLSLRSFFQKSSIPSKSTRADTGTESTQIDVSESNHLPNETPMPANQSGSVEQCVLHSSASIQDADQDELAACSLKKEKNSLALLEWQRLQQVMQNSIPLCKGHREPCVPRVVKKQGPNFGRRFYVCARAEGPASNPEANCNYFKWAASKPRNNKG
- the LOC112190626 gene encoding DNA-(apurinic or apyrimidinic site) endonuclease 2 isoform X1, whose protein sequence is MLMKIVTYNVNGLRPRIAQFGSLLKLLNSLDADVICFQETKLRRQELTADLVMAEGYESFFSCTRTSERGRAGYSGVATFCRVKSAFNSDEVALPVAAEEGFSGLLGELDTVAEGLEEFSKEELLQVDGEGRCVVTDHHHFVLFNLYGPRAGGDDTERIEFKLNFYKMLQKRWESLLRQGRRIIVVGDLNIAPTCLDRCEAEPEFENNQFRRWFRSMLVENRGSFFDVFRAKHPDRREAYTCWSQSSGAEEFNYGSRIDHILCAGLCLHQEQDLQNHNFVACHVKECDILTQYKRWKPGNSLRWKGGQRSIKLEGSDHAPVYTSLLELPNICQHSTPRLSARYIPMVRGLQQTLVSLLMKRKVSEQVDEINIKESCSETETSSPDQFGTPCSSSSQDFGFLSSSTIECSSSFANEAACNTLVTLSSEPTKTRPGNETKKKAKGSQLSQLSLRSFFQKSSIPSKSTRADTGTESTQIDVSESNHLPNETPMPANQSGSVEQCVLHSSASIQDADQDELAACSLKKEKNSLALLEWQRLQQVMQNSIPLCKGHREPCVPRVVKKQGPNFGRRFYVCARAEGPASNPEANCNYFKWAASKPRNNKG